The Camelus bactrianus isolate YW-2024 breed Bactrian camel chromosome 13, ASM4877302v1, whole genome shotgun sequence nucleotide sequence taaaaaaaaaaaggacacaaacgaacttatctacaaaacagaaacagactcacagacatagagaacagacttacggttaccagagattaaaggtggtgggaagggataaattgggaattcaagaattgcacctcttgaggagtgatggaaatgttagctatcttgattgtggtggtggtttcattggtgtatacatctatcaaaattcatcagagtGTACGTCTAAAGTATGtgtggtttactgtacaggaaccataccacaataaaggggtttaaaaatgaaaataaaaaaataataaataaataaactgaatgtaTGTGGCAGACTCTCCTCTGAGTGTTTCATTTTCCTGAGTGTAAATTCACCTGCAACAGTCCTATGAGACATAGGCGTTGCTCTCTGTGCTTTATAGATGGGAAGCTATTAACTAACCATCTAAAGCTACTTACTGGCTgcatccaaaaaacaaaactaaaatttggAATAAATTATTTGGGAAAACTTTTCAGGGAGctttagaaggaaaaacaaaaactgccaGTATGTGGAAATTGTTTCCTAACCTAAATACTTATCTACTTCTTCAGCTTTCCATTTCCTAGAGATGTGGGTGCAGTGTGGTCATCAGAACAGAACTCTGCAGTACTTAAAATGTGTAagaatgtacaaaaataaaattatcaaaaaaaatttctgaatgtGACCTGAGAAAGCCAATATACACAGGTGTCTCAGAGCATATTATGATAAAAGTGTAGGGAGATTCAGCTTAACATACATACAACTGGGtcagtctgtttgttttttacttttgtggatttttttcttttttggtcagcTGTGGCCCTATGGTATTGGATGCTTTAATCAAGATTAAGAATGAAATTGATTCTACCTTGACCTTCCGAAGATCGTGCAGAGAAGGTAAGCGTTTCCTTCCCCGTTAGGCTCGGACACTTTTGCTCTGGTTCCCAAAGGAGGCCTGGGCTGGCCAGAACTGAGGGGGGTACCTGGAGGGCAGCTGCAGCGCTCTGCCAGGTGACCTTGCCACCAGtcatagtttcttttcttggACAGAAGTGTCGGAAATTTGAACTGTGTTACGAGTTCTGGTTTCTGAGTTTGCTTCCCTTCGGGAGTTTTCACTTGCATATTCACTGCATCTGGCGGTCCCTGTGAGCCACTGTACCCTTAAAGGACCAGCACGGATATGCTGGCTGACCACCACGGAGCTCATTATTAGAGGGGCAGTGGGGGATTTCCAGCTGGTGCTTGTCACACTTGACTCTTGTCCAACAGCGGGACGTGTGTTCCCCTCCAGCTCCCAGCATTACATGTGCACAGAGCGGGTGGTCAGTGGGTATGTTCTGGGTGGGAACAGCAGTCCCTGCAGTGTGCTGCTGATGCCACAGGGGCTGATTCCAGGCAGTGTGCAGACCAGCATTTTTTACTTTAATagctatgcatttattttatgtaCTAGAAAAATATAGTTACTAATGATAGTGTAActgataaaaatgatttttaaaatacgaatttaagttaaaatgagttgatttaaagaaaattccTAATCATTCAAATGGTACTCAGGTGTGGGGAAAGTCACACAGGGTGCTATGAAGGCTGACTGATCTGACGGCTGTGGAGCACAGACTATGTGCAGGCTCCATCCATGGACTTTACAGAGTGAGATGGACAGGTGCTATGGTTATTTACACTCAGTGTACAcatgaaggaactgaggcccagggagacttCCAGAAAGACACATAGATAGATGGTGAGCCAGGAGTCAGCCAGAGTTGTCAGATTCCAGAATTGCACTCCCAGGCAGTATACTCCACTGGCCAGGCTTGGAAAACCTGGGATAAAACCAAAACAGGGCAGCTGGGGCCAAGACCAATGGCTGTAATCGAACTTTCTCCCTCAAATAACCttccataaaaaaaaagtcattacagCTATTGGCCCGTTGCTTTTTATCTTTGTTCTGCTGTGCATTTCAAGCATTTAAAGTCCTACTTCTAAGACATCTGTTTTGATTCAGCTAATCTTACAGGATTGGACTTCATGTAGCAAATGCTGACAGATAATGATAGTGTGGCTGGATCCTGCTATTCAAGGAACATTCTGCTGTAGTTAAATACCAACCTTCCCCACATAAGTCCTGGCAACACAGGAAATAAAGATGCTTTTCAGTAACTTTTCCCCGTAAAACTCTTTCATAGCCAAGAACATAAGGTGTGGCGCATGTGAACTAAAAAGAATGAGGCAGAATGATATTAATTGCAACTACTTTTGTTTCCATTGTTTGTGAAGAGAAATTTCCAAGGAAGCCTTTTTAAGAGAGGTTTcattgaatttgtttttctttttctttctttctttctttctttctttttttttttttttttttttgtataccaTTTCTTATGAAAGAGTACTGCTCTAGTCGAATGCCAGGCATACGTAAATATATTGATAATACTCAATCTCTTGGGGAACTGTAGGAGTATTTGCATAAGACAGATCTGTATCATCTCTTTATTaacaggagaggagagaacatAGTCCTATGGAAGTGACAGCTCTGTAAGTTTCACAGGTAGTCACATTCCTCTGGGCTGCTGTCTTCAAAGAACAGCTTCAGAGAAGTGGTAGCAGGGCTATAGGTTGCAGAGTcatttttaacactgaaaaaccTAGGAAATTCCATACACAGGAAATGAGTCCGGGCTAAGAAAATTCTCATTTCTGGGTCTTTGGTCAGCACCTTATTTTTGCTTGCTGTGgtttgctttggtttggtttcaCATGAGTTCATTCTTCTTAAAAAGTCAGTGCTACGGCAGCTCATGTGGGTTTCACATCCCCAGTGCAGCCACTGCACTGCTCTGGGGAGACGGGAGAATGAGAGCTGTCTCTGGATAATCTGCATACAGCCCTCAACTTTAAGATGATCGAGACTGTTGATTTGCTTTGGGGTGTTGTATCTGTTAAAAGCTTGAGTTCAAATTACAGtggcttcaaaaaaaaaacaaaccaaaggctgatttatctctcaaaacacaTGAAGCAAGGAGCTAGGGTGGTGGGGGCACTCCACGATGCCAGCAGCGCCCCCAGGCTCCTTCTGTGCTCCAGGACCACCCTTAGCAGGCAGCTTCCAACCGCAGGGTTGCCTCGTGGTTTCACAGGATGGTTTTTGTAACTACAGTTGTTAAGTCTACATTCTGggcagcaggaagaaggaaaaggaaaaaaaagcagcagGCACCTCTGCACAGGTATGTCCCACGTCAGCGCTGCCCCTGATGGTAGGGCAATGACAATGCAGGGGGAAGAATTTGAGGCTGGACTGACTGCACTTGGGGAGGGCGGCGTTGACTGTGTTTTCTCGCAGGTATCTGCGGCTCTTGTGCGATGAACATCAACGGAGGCAACACTCTAGCTTGCACCCGAAGAATTGACACCAACCTCAACAAAGTTTCAAAAATCTACCCTCTCCCACATATGTATGTGATAAAGGATCTTGTGCCTGTGAGTTTCTGCCCgtttgcctctctctctccactcccccccaacttttttttttttttgagaaggagGGCAGAGGTACATGTGTTATGCTATAGATCTTTAGGGCAAGCCTTTTCCCTGCCTGACTTTAGTTAAGGAATTTGAATGGCAGAAGATAAGTGGCCTAGAAGATCCTCCAGCAGCTCGTCTCATGAGGATTGTTTGGGAATAACAGGGCACAGAAGTTTTTTGAACTtgaaacattttcagaaatgaaaaatctgGCCATAACTACAAAGAATTCATGTGGAAAATGCCAACTGGGAGAGCAGCCGTTGTTACATGTTTTAATTTATACCTCATCTGTTTGACCACCTTCCATTTTTCTGACTGAATGTTTTAAAGGACAGTGGCGAGACAGGACTGTGGGATTGGAAAGTTTCCCAAGTGGGCAAAGAGGAGATTTCCTAATCATGCTTACATTGTGACCGTTTCTCCTTTGGTGACCTTTGCAAGTATCAATGCCAAAGGAAGAGAGTGTCACAGGGCAGAAAAGTAGGCAGTGTCCAAGAAATGGGGTAAATAGGAAAGCTAAGGGGTGGTGGTGGAATCTGAcgcatttcttcttcctctttatcTCAGGATTTGAGCAACTTCTACGCTCAGTACAAATCCATTGAGCCTTACCTAAAGAAGAAGGACGAGTCCCAGGAAGGCAAGCAGCAGTACCTGCAGTCCATAGAAGATCGGGAGAAACTGGTCATTAGTCccaatttattttcttgatttgagGAATTTTGTTGCAAAGATGTTTGCTGGGAAGTGTGACTtgagggctgagggaggggcgGTGGCAGCATGAGATGATACAGACCATTTAGTGTCTTCTGGAAGGGAACTTCAAAACTGCCTGTCCAGGGTTGGATATCCATCCTCTTGGGGCCGGGTGGGTAATGCGAACCCATGCAAGGACCAGTGATCTACTGATTGTTGTGTGAGGCTGTGAACAGGCCTTCTCACTCTTAGACTTGCTCCTTCTTTGTACAGCCTGTAAAGTCACTGAAAGCGAAGGACTTAccgagtttttagtctcttgcaCACTCCTCTAAGAAGTCTCTGATTTGCACACTCACTCCCAGCATACTCAGTGTCCTTTGGAGAGGAAGAGTTGGGAAGGGGACCATAGGTCCCAACAACGTGCCTGCACAAGGCCAAGGAACATGTGCTATCTCAGGGTCACCACTTCACTCATTTACATGACAACCCTTTAGCAGAACGAGCACACCTcaagggcaggggctgggtctTACCCCTTTCTGGATTCCAGGATCCTGGTATGTGCTTTTTATCAGTAAATATTAGTtgtgtgaatgaacaaatggattcTCCCCTTTAGGTCTTGGGGAATACTTAACCCCTCTCCTTTTCCCCATAAAACATTAGGAAAGGAAAGTGCTGGTAAGAATGCCAAGCTCTGTCATCATGGAGATGACGAGGGCCGATGCAGTGATGTTGTAAGTCAGAGTAAGCAGCTGACTTCTCTTTCAAGAGTTTCTTGTTCTCAGGATGTAGCTCTGCCCCCAGTTTCCAACTCGCAGGGAGCCTGACGCATCCCAGGGTCCAGGTTGGAACTGGCCTCTCTGGCCCAGCGGGCTGTCTCGCGTTCCTCGGGTCGGCAGGCTTGTAGCTAGTAAACGCCTCCTCCGTGTGGTGGTACTAGGGAGAGGAGGTTCCCCTGAGCGTGTGCTCTAGTCAGAATTTACTCATTTAAATTCCAAACTGTGCTTATTCggcctttttctcttctgtaaattaATATGCTGAACCTAGCTTTTTCCCCATGATTTTAAATAAGCCATTATGCTCATAATGgataattagaaaatacagagaactaacttttaaataatttataattttaccaCCCAAAGATAAATCTCTGTCGACAACTACCTTTTTATAAGTGGACTAAAGAATATGACGGTCATTAAAGCTCTTAATCGTGTGACCTTATGCTTTCTAGACCAGTGGGgccagtttacactcccaccagcttCCTGAACAGAACATAGGTTTTGTTGAAGACTTGTGGTTACAGTCGTAACCATCGACTGTCATCTGTTTTCAGCTGTCATTTCAGATGTCAGTGTGCCTTTCTGTTTTACCACTTTGAATCAGCTTCTGTTGTTCCCCAAATCAGAAAGTCCAGTTTATTAGAACTGGTTGGGCAGATTGAGTCAGTGTGGCAGTGTTAGGGTAGGGATTCCAgagtcaggctgcctgggggCCCATCCCAGCTCTGGCATTTGCAGCTGTGGGACCCTCAGCAAATGACCTACCCTCTCTGGACCTCGTGCCTTACCTGTAAATGGGAATCCGATAGCACTCACCCCAGGATTATTGTGACAATCAAATGAAGTAAAGTCAGTAAAGCACAAGGTGCTCAGTTTGGGTTGGCTGTTTAGGACGATGTTGGTGTTCCCACTGAAAACCTGAAGTGAGGTCTCTGTTGAGCCAGGGCAGAGAGGCTGGTGTAGACTCCACATGCCTCGCACCCAGGgcctttttaatttctgttagATTGCATTGGGGGTGGTAAggttttttcatgttttctttaattttttttttaaataaatggggtAATTTATTAAAGAATAAGTACACTCAACTTAGACTTAAGAACTCTGGGCTGTAATTCAGCAAATTTCTAAATTTCAATTCCAAGATCTTTTTTATGAGTCGGATAAATCTCTGCAAACCACTCCTAGGATTTTGCCAAGAACGCTCACGGGCAAGTGGGCGCTTTGTTCACGCACTGACCCCAGACCTCACATTTAATCCGCTAAGGACACAGCCATGCCTCGGTCGCGGCCCCTGACTGCCCTGTCCTCCCCGCGCAGGACGGGCTGTACGAGTGCATCCTGTGCGCCTGCTGCAGCACCAGCTGCCCCAGCTACTGGTGGAACGGCGACAAGTACCTGGGACCCGCGGTGCTCATGCAGGTGAGGTGCTCCTGCCTGACTTTaagagaaactgaaactcaagCATCCAGAAATCCAAAAGGACAGTGTATTGTTGGAAACCAGGTGTTTGAGGCGCAGCGGCTTCCTTCCTTGGCATTCGTTAGAGAGAAGTTACATGGCCTTTTAGTCAGTCTGGGGCTTCCTCTGCAAAATGCCTTCACGTCAGTGTGGGGAGGGTCGTGCCCGGGGTGGTGGCTGCGGGGTGGCAGCCGTGTCTTGCAGATGTTTACAGCGTTCTCCTGTGCAGCTGGCTCTTCCCTGCCCACTTGCCTGCTTTCACCAGACTGCATCTGCCAGAAGGCTCCCCATCTCCTTCCATTTTTAATGTGCAAGCAGGAGAGAAAGACATTTTGTTGAGGGGCAATTACCCGGGTGTCAGGTTGGCAGTAGTTTCCAGGCCGGTGAAAGCCTGGAACGCCGGGTTCAGGGCTTGCGTGGGGAGAGAGTGGTACCACATTTCCTTGCCATCCACTCTGGGTGCAGCTCACTGCAGGGCCCCGTCTGCCTTCTCGCGAAGCTTACACTTTTTACATTTATAGTCAGTGCTTTTCACACTCTTAAGCAACTCAAAAATAACTTCTTGTTTCTCATTGTCCCACAAAAAGAGAAGTTCTGTGGTTGTGTGACAGTTAGCAGTACTGATTCCTGGCCAAATTAAAGACCGAACAATGAGGTGCACCCACAGCTGGCGCTTGTCCCAATGATCTGAGTCGCTGGGAAATGTGAAGGTCCTCTCAGGAACACGGCCAGGGCAGGCCCAGTGATCAGAAGCTTAATCAGTGTTCAGCTGGCTGGGCTCAGGCTTCTGGGATGGATATGCtaattaaaagaatatatatatatataagtagaaCAAATATTATCTCTTCAGAAGTCTGTTGAGTCATCAGTTTACTCAGAGACAATGGGTAGTGCTGTGAAGACAGATAAAGAGAGTCGTGTGACACAGGCCCTGCCTTCGCTCGTTCATAATCTGGGAGGAAGCTGATGAGCAACATGAAATCATTTGAAGACGATGCCTAGTTGTATATAATTAAGCACCAGGGTCCAGATGCGTGTGGTTCAAAGGTTTGTGGGGATCATTAATCAAGATGATTAAAAGGTGTTACAGAAGAGTTAGGAgactttctttgaaaaatggcAAGAGCTAGAGTGTGGGGACAAGGCATCTAAGCTGAGAGTCCCCTTTCCTCTGCACGCCTAGAGCTTTGAGCTGAACCAGAGGGCTGCTCTGGCCACTTAGGGTAACAGCTCAGCTAACCAGTCCCTGGCTTCCCAGGCCTATCGCTGGATGATCGACTCCCGGGACGACTTCACAGAGGAGCGCCTGGCCAAGCTGCAGGACCCGTTCTCTCTGTACCGCTGCCACACCATCATGAACTGCACGAAGACCTGTCCCAAGGTGCGTGGGGCCGTGGCCCTCGGCTCTGCTGCGGAGCTGGCGTGTGCTGGTGGGGAGCAGACTGCACGCGTCGTGTCGGCGTGAGCCGCAGGCTGTCGGCACTTTGTTGCACGGAGCAGACTCTCCAGGCCCCTTGAGAACGATTTTTAAGTCAGGTTCACGGGGGCTTGGTGGAAGTCAGGGATGCCACGGGGGCCCGTGAACAGGAGCCTGTGTTCAGCCCAACTGGGTAGGAGCCACAGGAGGAGAGCCGTCAGCACACAGGCAGCTGCAGGGGCCAggttccctctccctgccccaaggTCTGTCGTGACATCACTGCCGGTCTGCTCTGCTCCCTGGCAGCGGGCCTGcgctttctctcttctctgtcttttctcagCCTCAGAGCTCCTGCTTACTTAGCCTCCACTCCCTCTTCTGTTCATACTTCCTGCTTCCGGGGCCCACCCTGACCTGTGGTTTCAGCGTGTGCCCGTCTTCCCTCAGTCTTTCTGGGCTCACGTTCCTCAGAGGGCATCTCAGTGGCCCAGCtcagctttccccggcagcccctcaTCAGAGCTGGCTGGCCAGCTGTGGTCGGGCACCAGCCCTGGTCCAGTCAGGGCAGGGAGCAGCCAGGGCTGCCCTTTGAGCAGAGACTGTGGGCAGAGCAATTCCATTTTAAAGGTGCAATGAGCAGACAGCAAGATGGAAAGCTCTAGGACAACCAGAtcgcagttaaaaaaaaaaaaggcagcatatcTTAACTAACATGAAACCCAGAAAGGGTAATTCCGCTGTGTTTCAAGGGGCCCCACCCTCCGCCTCTGTGCTTCTCACGTGGGTTCTCACGTGGGAGATCGGCTGTGAGGCCTGGTGGGGTCCCGACCAGCGGGAGAGCAAGGTTCTGGTGTCCCGCTGCCTACGTTTCCACCGAGGGTCTGCCCAGCgagctgtgtgacttctgaggcaaGTCATGCCActaaagtgcttaaaacagtgcctggcacatggtgagcaCTCCATAAACGGGACCTTCTGTTACTTCAAAAAACAAGTGGGTGCTTGGCCCCTTGTAGCTGGTCGGTCAGAAGACAGCATCTCCAAGGCTGGGGCCTGGCTTCTGTACTTCTTCCAAAGCTCCGCAGAGGATCCTGAGGGGCGTGCCTGGGCATGAACCTTTACATCGCAGAGGGCAGCAGACGGACGGAGGCTCTGTGGGACTGTCTCCGTGTCCCGCCCTCCCCTTCAGTAAAGCGGGGTGGACGCTGGGGCTGTGAGGCCAGACCAGACACAGGCCCAGATTGTTTGAGCTAGGAGGGATCTTGAAAATCATCAGGTGCAACCCTTTTACAGCTGGCAAAGCTGagcccaggggcaggggtggagaggggagcaGCTTGCCAAGGTCACTGTCAGgttgtgggcagggcagggctagACGCAGGCCACCTGCCTCCAAGGCCAGTGCCTGCCTTCCTGCACTGGGACTGGGTGTCATCTTGTTACCGACGGCCTAAGTCTAATACCCTTTCGATGAACAGGTGGGGCAGGGGTAGTCATGGTTCAGTGTTCAGAGGGTACGCTGTGCAGGGTCTTCCCCCGCCCGGCAGCAGTGCTGTTACCAGACTCCTGTGTGCCCTCCCAGAGATACCTGATGCTACGCGCAAGTGTTGCCTGTGTCGTTTGTCACGGTCATCTTCCTTTTTCACTTAATGTCTCAGAGATGATTCCCTGTCAGTCTTCTGAAGTGTCTTCTctgtcccttttctctctctccaaagacctttttctctttctttctttctacacaCTTTATTTCCAGAGTTAGAGTTGTCCTAAAATAAGGGGACCTTGCATTGACCCGAGATGAGTGTCTAATTTTACCGAATACTTGGTTATCTCCCTTCCTACTTCTACGAGGCTGGCGTTCACTGGGTTTAATTACTGTGTGTCCTGCAGAACAGATGTTTTGGCTGCAGGGTCACACTGTAGCTAAGGCCAGTGTTTTCGGCCAGTTGACTCATACTGGTGCTTCTGAAGGGTTGACAGAGGGTCATTTCTGACACGTGCCTTTGAGAGCTTGTGGGTGCTGATTTAATCATAATGATGTGACTGATGTGGGACCTTAAGAGACGTCTGGCTGGTTGTGACACGCAGTCATAGAAGAGATGGCTCTTCCCCGGCTTGTTTACCTGCTACAGTAGCCTCACCAGCAGAAATCCAATGAGACAGGGCTCTTGACAGAGAGAGCTGGCCGCTTTTCAGATATCTAAAAGCGGAAACAGAGGAGAGCTCTTAGGCCAGGTCTCCGGTATTAAAGGACTTGATCTGCAGTCACCGTGCCCTGAGCCTGCTTCCCCCAAGGTCGTGGGACGCTTCCATTCGGTTTCACTTACCGTTTGGTAttgattctcttctcttttttcaagGGGCTGAATCCAGGGAAAGCTATTGCTGAAATCAAGAAAATGATGGCCACCTATAAGGAGAAGAAAGCCTCAGCTTAACTGTTCCCATGCCAGACAAGACTGTAACCAGCTCAGCTGAACATAATTTATATCTAATTTGAGTTCCATCACCAGTCTTGATTGTCCACAAATACAGCAtgtataataaacattttaagaaataaataaatgttattctacgttgttaacaacaacaacaacaaagcaagCCTGTTCCTTGTACTTGCTGCAGAGGGATGTGAAGTTTCCAGAAGGAGGAGTCCTTGTCCTTGAGGAGGGGGCCGGGGCTTTACAGTGGGTGCAGGCAAAGTTGGTGTCACACAGGACCTGGGGCTTGTCCCCAGCTTTGCCATTCAGCGCTGGACAACCTCGGGCAGATCCCTTCTCTTTGCTGCTCCGTTTGCCCGTCTGTGCAGTGGTGCCGTAGCTGTGCCAGCCTCACCCCCTTGGTGCGAGAATGCCCACAGTTACTCCAGTGCTCAGTAACAGGGATCCGTTACTGTACAGACAGAGCAGCCCGGCTTCTACAGCTCCCAGTATTAGAATTACTTAAAACCAGACCCTGGTAAGTCTGTCTGTCTCATTGAGGCAAGGTTACAGATTCCTGCAGCTCAGCTGTGAACTCCAGTTAGTTCCACAAATGACCTCCAGAGCCCTCCCAGGGAAAGCATGAATTCCCACCACCGCTGCCTTGGCTGGGATGCTTACTACAAAAGTGGTAACTGAAAAAACAGTGCAAAAGTGTGTCAAGTTAAAAGTGGAAACTGAAGCTCCCCAAGTTTCACATCCCCTGTTGACAGTTCACATTATTTCCTTCTGGACCTTCATGTCATCACAAGTGTGTGCATATATAAAATTTCTTCCCCTCAAAAATAAGATGTGAAATAATTGGTTagcaattttctgtttttttcctttttttttttaattatggtaaaatacacatgaaGTTTACCACCTCAGCCATTTTtcagtgtgcagttcagtggtattaaatacattcacattgttgtacaccCATCACTaccgtccatctccagaactcttttcatcttgccaAACTCAGGTTCTACCCTTTAAACAGCAGctccccatttctcctcccccagcccctagcCACCATCCTTCCACCTTTTTCTGTCACTTTCTACCTCATACAAGTGGagttatatggtatttgtctttttgtaacaCATTTCACGTAGCATAaagttctcaaggttcatccatgttgcagcatgtgtcagaattcctttttaaggcagaataa carries:
- the SDHB gene encoding succinate dehydrogenase [ubiquinone] iron-sulfur subunit, mitochondrial yields the protein MAAVVAFSLRRRFPATTLGGACLQACRRAQTAAATAPRIKKFAIYRWDPDKTGDKPHMQTYEIDLNNCGPMVLDALIKIKNEIDSTLTFRRSCREGICGSCAMNINGGNTLACTRRIDTNLNKVSKIYPLPHMYVIKDLVPDLSNFYAQYKSIEPYLKKKDESQEGKQQYLQSIEDREKLDGLYECILCACCSTSCPSYWWNGDKYLGPAVLMQAYRWMIDSRDDFTEERLAKLQDPFSLYRCHTIMNCTKTCPKGLNPGKAIAEIKKMMATYKEKKASA